The nucleotide sequence TGGGCCCGGGACGTGAGGGACATCGAGCGGCCGCCGCCCGCCACCACCGCTGCGGTCGTGGCCGTGTCCAGTGCCGCGTACGCCTCCGCCCGTACCGCCAGGCGTTCCTCCGTGCGCTCCAGTGGGGCCGGGTGGTCGGCCAGGGCGTAGGCGCGGGTGCGGATGTCCGCGAGGCGGGGCCGGAGAGGGGCCGCCGTCCGGTCGTCCAGCAGGGACAGGGCCGCCGCGGCGATGCCGAAGACCGCCGGGTTGGTGTTCAGGGTCTTCGCCCGGTCGGTCGGCGCCCAGTCCGCGTACGGGACGCGCAGGGCCACCGACTCCTCGGGCACGCGCAGCCCGTCCAGCTCCAGCGAGACCGTGCTCGCGGCGGACAGCGCGGCCAGGCGCAGGGGAGCGGAGGGGCGCAGCCCCGGTTGTTCCCGCGCGTCCACGAAGGCGAACACCACCTCGTCGTCGTCCGTCAGGCCGGCGAGGAGGAGTACGTCGTTCAGGCCCCAGCCGGTGTACCAGGGCACCGTTCCGTCGAAGCGCAGGCCCGTACCGTCGCGGCGGGCCCGGACCGGGGCCCTCGGGTGGGCCCGCAGTTGGGCGTACGCCACCCCGGACAGCAGTTCCCCACGGGCCAGCGGGCCCAACAGCCGCTCGCGGGCGGCCGGTTCACCGCGTGTGAGGACCTGCACCGGTGTGTGGTGCTGCGACTGGACGAACCAGGTCGAGCCGCAGGCGCCCGCCAGGATCTCCGCGACCTCCCTTGCCACGGCGTCCGGCGCGGCCGAGCCGCCGTACTCGGCGGGGGCGGCCAGGCCCAGCAGCCCGGACCGCTTCACGGCCTCGATGTGGCTCGCGGGCACCCCCTCCTGGTCCACCCGTGCCGCCTCGGGCTCCAGCACCTCCGCGGCGAGCAGGCGGGCGCGGGCGACGAGCGGGTGATCGGTGATCGTCATGCGCGGATTCCTACCCCTCCAGCCCCGTCCGCCACCTGTGGCACACTCCGCCGATGACCTCCGAGACGATCACCGCGGCAGACTCCGGCACCCTCACACTCGGCGACCTCCCCGTCCACCGCGTCGGCCTCGGCACGATGCGGCTGACCGGCAACGCCGCCTTCCACCTGGGCACCCCCGCGGACCGGGCCCGCTCGCTCGCCGTCCTGCGCCGGGCCATGGAACTCGGCGTGAACCACATCGACACCGCCGCCTTCTACTTCTCCTCCCTCCGCTCCGCCAACGAACTCGTCAACACCGCCCTCGCCCCCTATCCGGACGACCTGGTCATCGCCACCAAGGTCGGCCCCTTCCGCGAGCAGGACGGCTCCTGGGGCACCGCCGCCCGCCCCGACCAACTGCGCGGCCACGTCGAGGAGAACCTCCGCCAGCTCGGCCGCGACCACCTCGACCTCGTGTACCTGCGCCGGATGCACCAGGACTCCGTCGCCGAACACTTCGGCGCCCTCGCGGAGTTGAGGCAGGCCGGCCTCATCCGGCACCTGGGTGTCTCGGCCGTCGAACCCCGGCACCTCACCGAGGCCCTGGCCATCGCACCGGTGGTCGCCGTGCAGAACCGGTACGGGCTCGACACCCCCGACCCGGAGGCCGACGAGCTGATCGAGCTGTGCGGCGAACGCGGCATCGCCTTCGTGCCGTACTACGCCGTCTCCGGGGAGACCGGCGAGCGCGGCGCGCACGAGCGGCGGGCGGCCGTCGCTGACACCGTCGTCGCGGAGATCGCCGGCGCGCACGGCGCCACCCCCACCCAGGTCCGTATCGCCTGGACCCTCCACCAGGGCCCGCACGTCCTCGCCATTCCCGGCACCGGCGATCCCGCCCACCTGACGGAGAACATCGCGGCCGGCGCCCTGAAGCTCACTGACGACGAACTGGGCCGCCTCGACGCCTTCCACGCGTAGCCGGCCACCGCCGCGGGGATGACTGGCGCCTCAGAAGTTTTACGTATAACCTCTCCCGCTAACCACCCCCACCGGAAGGCTCCGATGCGCCGCGTTGCCCTGGTCACCCTCGTCGTGGACGACTACGACGACGCCATCCGCTTCTACACCGAGGCCCTCGGATTCCGGCTGGCCGAGGACGAGCCCCGCCCGGACGGCTCACGCTGGGTCGTCGTCGAGCCCGGCACCGAGGCGGGCGCCGGCACCGGTCTGCTGCTCGCCCGCGCCAAGGACGACGGCCAGCGGGCCCGGATCGGCGACCAGACAGGCGGCCGCGTCGGCTTCTTCCTGCACACCGACGACTTCGCCCGCGACCACGCCCGTATGACCGCCCACGGGGTGACCTTCCTGGAAGACCCGCGCCACGAGCCGTACGGCACGGTCGTCGTCTTCCAGGACCTGTACGGCAACCGCTGGGACCTCCTCCAGCCCGCCGCCTGAACCCCATCCGCACGACCCGCCGAGGAAGCACGCCATGACCGCGCCCCGCATCGACACCGAGACCCTCCGCCGGCTGCCCAAGGCCGTCCTGCACGACCACCTCGACGGCGGCCTGCGCCCCGCCACCGTCATCGAGCTCGCGGCCGCGGTCGGCCACACCCTGCCCACCACCGACCCCGACGAGCTGGCTGCCTGGTACGTCGAGGCCGCGGGCTCCGGCGACCTGGTCCGCTACATAGGCACCTTCGAGCACACCCTCGCCGTGATGCAGACCCGCGAGGGCCTGCTGCGCGTGGCCGAGGAGTACGTCCTCGACCTCGCCGCCGACGGCGTCGTCTACGCCGAGGTGCGCTACGCCCCCGAGCTGAACACGCGCGGCGGGCTGACGCTGAGCGAGGTCGTGGAGACCGTGCAGGAGGGCCTGGCCGCCGGTATGGCCAAGGCGGCCGCCGCCGGGACGCCGGTACGCGTCGGCACCCTGCTGTGCGGCATGCGGATGTTCGACCGGGTCGGGGAGGCCGCCGCGCTGGCCGTCACCTACCGCGACGCCGGGGTCGCCGGCTTCGACATCGCCGGCGCCGAGGACGGCTTCCCGCCCGCCGACCACCTGGCCGCCTTCGAGGGCCTGCGCGCCGAGAGCGTGCCGTTCACCATCCACGCGGGCGAGGCGTACGGCCTGCCCAGCATCCACCAGGCCGTCCAGGTGTGCGGCGCCCAGCGCCTCGGGCACGGCGTCCGCATCACCGAGGACATCGTCGACGGCAAGCTCGGCCGCCTGGCCGGCTGGGTCCGCGACCGCCGGATCGCGCTGGAGATGTGCCCGACCTCCAACCTCCAGACCGGCTGCGCGACCTCCATCGCCGAGCACCCCATCACCGCGCTGAAGGACCTCGGCTTCCGGGTCACCCTCAACACCGACAACCGCCTGGTCTCCGGCACCACCATGACCCGCGAGATGGCGCTGCTGGTCGAGGAGGCGGGCTGGACCGTGGAGGACCTGCGCACGGTCACCGTGAACGCGGTCAAGAGCGCGTTCATCCCCTTCGACGAGCGCAAGGCGCTCATCGAGGACGTGATCCTGCCGGGCTACGCCGAAGCGCTCTGAATCAGTCCCTTGACGTAGGCGGCCTGTCCGAGGTGCTGTAGATCGTCGGACAGGACGCTCACCAGGCGCACGCCCAGCGTGACCGGCGGCTCCCAGCGCTCGTCCACGACGCGCTCCAGATCCTTGGCGGCCAGGGCGCGCAGCACGCCGAGGGTCTGGTCGTGCACGGCGTCGTAGTACCCGGCCAGCAGGACGGTCGAGGGCACCCGCACCTTGGCGGCCTGCGCGGCGGTGTGGCCGTAGCCGATGTCGTGGTGCGGCAGGTCCAGGTCGAAGCGCTCGGCCCAGTCCCGCGACAGCCACACCTGGTCCAGTCCGAAGGCGTCGGCGATGTGGTCGTCCTGCACCCGGCTGAGATGCCACATCAGCCAGGCGATGGAGTTCGCGCCGGGCGCGGGGGAGTGGTCCAGGTCGTCCGCGCCGAGGCCGTCGAGAACGGTGTGGACTTCTTCCCGGATACGGTCGTAGCCCTCGATGAGGATCTCCTTCGCGTACATGTTCCCACCCTCGCGCATCCCCGCGCCCGGCGCGAGGGCGTGGCGTCAGCCGGGCTCCGCGTCCGGGCTGCCGAGCAGGCCGATCAGCGCGCGGGCGGCCGGGCTGGTGGCCCGCTCCGGCGGCAGCAGGGCCACCGTCTCGTAGGCGGCCTCGTCCACCCCCTTCAGCGGGAGCGCCGTGAGCGAGGTCCGCTTGTGCCGGAAGTGCCGGGGGACCACCGCGATGCCGAGGTTCTCGTCCACCAGGTCCAGCAGGCTGTGCACGTCGTTGACCTCCAGGGCGACCGTGCGGCGCACCCCGGCCGCGGCGAACGCGGCGTCCGTGGCGCGGCGCGGCCCCCAGTCCGGGTGGAAGTCCACGAACACCTCACCGGCCAGCGCGCCGGGGTCCGGCACGGCGCCCAGCACGGCGAGCCGGTGCTCCGGATGGCACAGCACGGTCATCGCCTCGGTGGTCAGCGGCACCGAGCGCAACTGGTCGCCGTCGGCCGGGGTGCGGTAGGCGAAGGCGAGGTCCAGACGGCCCGCCGACACCCCCTCGGCCAGCGCGCCGGTACCGCTCTGCCGCAGCCGGATCTCCACGTCCGGGTGCTCCCGCCGGAACGCCGCCAGCAGCCCCGCCACATGCACCCCGGCGATGCACTGCTCGGTGCCCAGCGTCAGCGTGCCGCGCAGCACGCCCTGCACCGCCGCCACCGCCTCGTGCGCCGATCGCACCTGCGCGAGGATGCGCTCGGCCTCCACCAGCAGCGCCCGCCCGGCCTCCGTCAGCGTCACCCGGCGGGTGGTGCGCACGAAAAGGGGCGCCCGCAGTTCCCGCTCCAGGGACCGGATCGACGCCGACAGCCCCGACTGGGACACCATCAGGCGCTCGGCGGCACGGGTGAAGTGCTGGTCCTCGGCGACCGCGACGAAATGCTGGAGATGACGCAGTTCCATGATTGAGAAGCCTAGCCGCTGAAATCCATCGGATTCTTCTGTTGGACCACTGACCGCGCTCCGGTGAAGAGTGGGGGAGGCTGCCGGGCGCCCAGGTGTCCGGCGCCGGGAAGACCGTGTGCCAACCCCTTATGGAGTCGCGTTGTACACCGCCCACCCCGACCGCTACGCCGACCTGCCCTACCGGCGCTCCGGACGCAGCGGACTGAAGCTCCCCGCACTCTCGCTCGGCCTGTGGCACAACTTCGGCCCCGACCGGCCGGTGGAGACCCAGCGCGCGATCCTGCGCCGCGCCTTCGACCTCGGGATCACCCACTTCGACCTCGCCAACAACTACGGGCCGCCGCCCGGCGCCGCCGAGTCCGCGCTCGGCGAGGCATTGAAGGCCGACTTCACGCCGTACCGCGACGAACTCGTCGTCTCCACCAAGGCCGGCTATCTGATGTGGCCCGGCCCGTACGGGGAATGGGGCTCGCGCAAGTCCGTGCTGTCCTCGCTCGACCAGAGCCTCACGCGGATGGGCCTGGACCACGTCGACATCTTCTACTCGCACCGCTTCGACCCCGAGACCCCGCTGGAAGAGACCATGGGCGCGCTGCACTCGGCGGTCCAGCAGGGCAAGGCGCTCTACGTCGGGGTCTCCAACTACTCGGCGGAGCAGACCCGCGAGGCCGCCCGCATCCTCGGCGAACTCGGCACCCCGCTCCTGATCCACCAGCCGCGCTACTCCATCCTGGACCGGCGCCCGGAGGACCAGGGCCTGCTGGACACCCTGGACGAGCTCCAGGTCGGCTCCATCGTCTACTCCCCGCTGGAGCAGGGTCTGCTCACCGGGCGCTACCTCGACGGCATCCCCGAGGACTCGCGCGCCGCGAGCGACAGCCCGTTCCTGAAGTCCGACGCCGTCACCGAGGACCTGGTCGGCCGGCTGCGCGCGCTGAACGAGATCGCCGCCTCCCGCGGCCAGACCCTGGCCCAGATGGCCCTCGCCTGGGTGCTGCGCGGCGGCCGGGTCACCTCCGCCCTCGTCGGCGCGAGCAGCACCCGGCAACTGGAGGACAGTGTCGGGGCCATCCGGAATCTCGAATTCGACGCGGACGACCTGGCCCGTATCGACGCCATCGTGAAGACGTGAACTCGCTCGAACAGTTGTAGTGGCCGTAGCGGAAGGCGGATGTTTTTTTCGTCTTCACAATTCCTTCGCGTATTTCGGCGCGGGCGGCGCTGAATTCATGCCGAGCCCGAGAAGCGGAGCCCGGAGCAGAGCCCAGGGGGAGCCTCACCCCCTGGGCTCTTTCCATGTGGGGCGGGCAAGCAGGGGCCTTGGCGCGCCGTCGACGGTCGATAATCCGCCAACTAATGGGCGGCACTCCGGTCCTCGACATGATCCGGCCAGAACCGGGCAATGCATATGCCAGCAGAGTGGCCGGAAAGACATGGTGACAGTGTTTCCATTGTGGCGATACTCGAATTGCCAGGGGCACTTCACCGCACAGGAGCCGCACGGAATAGAGAGGGCCCGGTCGGCACACCGGCGAGGCAAACGGGGGAGTGATCGTGCACGATGAATTCCTGTGCCATGTCACCGCGTACGGGATCTGCGGCGGTCAGCGGGTAGGCGTACCGCTCGGCACCTACCGCGCGCCCACCCTGGCGCTCGCCCTGTGGTGGCTGCGGGACCGCGCCTCCTGGATCGCCGAACGCCTGGACCCGAGCCCCGAGGGCGAGAAGATCCCGGCGGGCGCCCTCGTCCCCGTCGCGGACACCGTGGCCGACGTCCCCACCCTGCTGCGCGCCTGGTGTTCGGACGACGTCCGGCAGGAACTGGTCGCGGACGAACTGGCCGGCGGACGTCTGGTGCGCATCGCGGCGAGCGACGACACCACCGAGTACGAGCTCCTCGCCGAGTCGATCGACGCCCTGCGCATGCAGCGCACCGTCCCGGCCTTCGTCGTCCCCGTCGCCTGAGCGTGAAAGCCCAGGTGCGGCCCGGTTCCGGCGGGCCCGGCCGCGGTGCGCGCACGGCGGACGCATCAGGGGGGAATGCGCGGGCCGAGTCGGGGTACCAGCATCAGAGGTAACAGGCGACCGGCGGGACCGGGCTTTTCGAGAGAGACACCATGACCGAACACCTGGGCGTGGCAGTGGCAGTGATACCGACTGGTTTCGACGTACCCGTGGAACCCCTTCGGCGTGCGGCGCACTACACCGGAGAACCGGGCTGCATCGCCGACGCGCGGGCCTTCGCCGCCCGCTTCCTGGAACAGTTGCGGACCGAGTGGTGTGCCACCGTCGACAGCCGCACGGGCGGGGAACTGCTCCTGGTCGTCAGCGAGCTGGTCACCAACGCCGACCGGCACAGCAGGGGCCCGTACATCCTGGAGCTCGAGGGTACGGACAGCGCGGTCAGCGTCTCGGTGTACGACAGCAGCGTGGCCCTTCCCCGCTTCTTCCCCAAGGACCCCGAGCGCGTCGGCCACCACGGCCTGGAGATCGTGCGCGCGGTGGCCTCGGAGATCACCGTGGACCGTGTGCCGGTGGGCAAGCGGGTGCGCGCGCTGATCCGCTTCGACGGCTGAGCGGCCGGCTCCACCAGGGCTCCGGTATCCAGAGAACGCCGACCGGCTTCGCGGTCGGCGTGTTCGTGTGCCCGCGCGACGGCCCTGAGGGTGCGGTCCCCTGAGATCCGGTGAGATCGCTGGAACATGAGCAGACATGACAAAGGGCGGCCCGGCCGGACCGGACCGCCCTTGTTCACATCAGGACGTCAGAGCGTCGGACGCTCAGGCGCAGCCCAGCTCGCCGAGCATGCCCTGGCGCAGCCGCGCGATGATGCGCTTGATCAGACGGGAGACGTGCATCTGGGAGCAGCCGAGCTTCTCGCCGATCTCCGCCTGGGTGGCCTCCTCCACGAACCGCATGTGGATGATCTGCCGGTCGCGGTCGCTCAGTTCGGCCATCAGCGGGGCGAGGGCGTGGAAGTCCTCCACCAGCCGCAGGCCCTCCTCCTCGACGCCGATGAAGTCCGCGAGGACCGCTTCGCCGTCCTCGCGGCCGTCGCCGGTGAGGGCGGCGTCCAGCGAGCTGGAGTTGTAGCCGTTGGAGGCGAGCTGGCCCTCGACGACCTGCTCCTCGGTGATGTTCATCAGCGTGGCTAGTTCCGCCACGGTCGGGTCGCGGTCCAGCCGGCTCGACAGCTCCTCGCGGGCCTTGGCCAGCTCCACGCGCAGCTCCTGGAGCCGGCGCGGCACGTGCACCGCCCAGGTGGTGTCGCGGAAGAACCGCTTGATCTCGCCCACGATGTACGGCAGCGCGAAGGAGGTGAACTCCACCTCACGCGACACCTCGAACCGGTCGATCGCCTTGATCAGGCCGATCATGCCGGTCTGGACGATGTCCTCCATGTCGTCGCCCCGGCCCCGGAAACGCCCGGCGGCGAAGCGCACCAGCGACATGTTCATCTCGATGAGGGTGTTGCGCGCGTACTGGTATTCGTGCGTGCCCTCTTCGAGCTCTGCCAGACGGCGGAAGAACTGCCGTGACAGGGCCCGCGCGTCCCGCGGGGCCACGGACGCGGGGTCCGCGATGCCAGGAAGGATCTCCTCGTCCGTCCTGTCCTGCGCGGCCTTCTCCGCGACCTCTGCCTGTGACCGGATGCCGACGGCGGTGTCCATTACCTCTCCCACGTAAGTCACGGTTCGACGACTGCTCCCGTGGCCCCGGTTGCCCGAGGCCACGGTTGCCGCGTGGTCCCCGGCTACCCGGAAAACCCCGCCCCATGCACGTCTTCTCTCACGGGCCGGGTACCCCCGGTCACGCGACGCATGCAGACGAATTTCGACGTGGCTCAAAGTCGACGAAGTGGCTTGATCTTATCGTCGCCCGACCGATGAGTCCGGGTGCGGGGGGCGGTCGGTACAGGTGAGCGCGCGTCCGGCGCGGCGAACACACCGGGAGATGCCCATGAGCACCGACGGATTCACCACATGTCTCTGGTTCGACGGCCAGGCCGAGGAGGCGGCGCACTACTACGTATCCGTCTTCAAGGACTCCGGTATCGGCCGCGTCACCCACTGGAGCGAGGCGGGGCCCGGTGAGCCGGGGACGGTGCTCACCGTCGAGTTCACCGCCAACGGCCAGAAGTTCGTCGCCCTCAACGGCGGCCCGGAGTTCAAGTTCAGCGAGGCGATCTCGTTCCAGATCCTCTGCGCCGACCAGCGGGAGATCGACCACTACTGGACCCGGCTCACCGAGGACGGCGGCGAGGGCGGCCCCTGCGGCTGGCTCAAGGACAAGTTCGGCGTCTCCTGGCAGGTCTGCCCCGAGCGGCTGCTCGAGATGACCAGCGACCCCGACCCGCAGAAGGCCGCCCGCGCCTTCACCGCCATGATGACCATGGGCAAGCTCGACCTCGCCGCCCTGGAGGAGGCGTACGCGGGCACATGACCGGGCCCGGCGTCCGCTCACACGCTCTCGGCGAGCACCTCGCCGATCGTGTGCCGGGCGTTTTCTGCCAGCACCGGGTTGGTGCGCCGGTAGTAGGGGAGCTGGACCAGGGCGACGGACAGTGCCCAGCCCCGCCCGCGCGCCCACTCGGCGTCGTCCGCGCCCACCGCGTCCCGGAAGACGCCCCGGACCGAGGCGGGCAGCAGGTTCCAGGCCACGATCAGGTCGACGGCCGGATCGCCCACCCCGGCACAGCCGAAGTCGATCACGGCGCTCAGCCGCCCCTCGGCGGTGACCAGCACATTGCCGGGGGACAGGTCGCCGTGCGCCCAGACCGGCGGCCCGGTGTGCGCGGGCGCGGCCAGCGCCCGCTCCCACCGGGCGGTCGCCCCGGCGGTGTCGATCTCGCCCGCGAGCCGGGCCAGCGCCTCGCGGGCCGGCGCGTCCTGACCGCCGAGCGGGCCGCCCCGGTAGCCCTTCGGCGCGTCCGCCGTAGCGGTCCGGCGCAGGGCGGCCACGAACGACCCCAGCTCCCTGGCCAGGCGCTCCGGCTGCTCGACGGCGCCCGCGACCGGATTGCTGCCGTCCAGCCAGCGGTAGACCGACCAGGGCCAGGGGAAGCCGTCGTCCGGCTCCCCGGACCCCACCGGCTCGGGCGCGGCCACCGGCAGGCCGGGGCCCAGCCGGGGCAGCCAGTCCCGCTCGTGCGTCACGTCCGCGACCGCGCCCGGATGCCGGGGGAGCCGTACCACCAGTCCCGGACCGAGGCGGAACATCGCGTTCTCCGTGCCGGACGACCTCAGCCGCGTCACCGGCAGCCTCGCCCACGCCGGGAACCGCCGCGCGACCAGGCGGCGCACCAGCGGCGCGTCGATGTCGATCTCACCCGCACGCATCTTCTGCACACTCACCGGCACCATCCAAGGGCCGCCGGCTCCCCGCTGTCGACCGAAATACCGAAGACCACCGAACGGCACACCGTCCCCGAGCGCGCCGCCCGCCGGGTGGCTAGCGTGATGATCCGGGACGAACCGTCGAGACGAGAGGGCCGACCATGGCCGTGCAATCCGAAGGAACGCCCTGCTGGGCCGACGCGATGTTCACCGACCTGGAGGGCGCCAAGCGGTTCTACGGCGAAGTCCTCGGCTGGACCTTCGGCGAGTCGTCGTCCGAGTACGGCAACTACACCCAGGCGTACGCCGACGACAAGGCCGTCGCCGCCATCGTCCCGCCCATGCCCGGCCAGGAGGGGCAGTCGCAGTGGTGCCTCTACTTCGCCTCACCGGACGCGGCCGCGACCGCCGCGAAGATCCGGGATAACGGCGGCGAGGTGCTGATGGGGCCGATGCCGGTCAGTGACTTCGGCACGATGGTGATCGCCCGCGAGCCCAGCGGCGCCGTGTTCGGGGTGTGGCAGGGCGACGCCCACGAGGGCTTCGAGGCGACCGCCACCCCGGGCGCCTACTGCTGGGCCGAGGTCCTGACGCGCGAGCCGGAGAAGACGGACGCCTTCCTCTCCGGCGTCTTCCCCTACCGGGTCAAGGAGATGGCGGACGAGCACATCGACTTCCGGCTGTTCGACGTCGGCGCCGACGCGGTCCTCGGCCGGATGCGGATGGGCGAGGAGTTCCCGCCCGAGGTCCCCTCGTACGTCAGCGTCTACTTCACCGTGGACGACTGTGACGCGGCCGTGGCCCGCGCCACCGAGGGCGGTGCCGTGCTCCGCTTCGGCCCGATGACCAGCCCCTTCGGCCGGTTCGCCGCGCTCACCGACCCACAGGGCGCCAACTTCTCGGTGATCGACATCACCACCACGGAGGGAGAGACGCCTCGGTTCAAGGACGTCTGACCGGCCCGGTCCGCCCCTCCTCGCGGCCATGGCATGATCGTGCACATGCGTGAACGTGTGGTGGCCGCGTGCGACGGGGCTTCGAAGGGAAACCCCGGACCGGCCGGATGGGCGTGGGTGGTCTCCGACGACGACGAGCGGACCCCGGCCCGCTGGGAGTCCGGTCCGCTCGGCCGGGCCACCAACAACGTCGCCGAACTCACCGCGCTGGAACGGCTGCTGGCCGCCGTCGACCCGGATGTGCCGCTGGAGGTCCGGATGGACTCCCAGTACGCGATGAAGGCCGTCACCACCTGGCTGCCCGGCTGGAAGCGCAACGGCTGGAAGACGTCCGCGGGCAAGCCGGTCGCCAACCAGGAACTCGTCGTCCGTATCGACGCGCTGCTCGACGGCCGCTCCGTCGAGTTCCGCTACGTCCCCGCCCACCAGGTCGACGGCGACCCGCTGAACGACTTCGCCGACCGCGCCGCCAGCCAGGCCGCGGTGGTGCAGGAGGCCGCGGGCAGCGCCCACGGCTCGCCCGAGCCGCCGCCGTCGCCCGACACCCCGGCCCCGGCCGCCCGCCGCAAGGCACCCCGCCGCACCGGTGGCGGGTCCGCTCCGGCGCGCACCATCAAGGCCAAGTTCCCCGGCCGCTGCCTGTGCGGCCGCTCCTACGCGGCCGGCGAGTCCATCGCCAAGAACGCGCAGGGCTGGGGCCACCCGGACTGCCGTACCGCCACCGACTGACCCCGCGCCGCCGGAGGTTCAAGGAACGGGCCGTACGCCATCGCTGCTACCCTGCGAGGCCGATCGACTACGTCCGGTGACTTCCAGGGGTGTGCGCGTGAAGGTCGTCTGCGTCGGAGGCGGGCCCGCGGGCCTGTACCTCGCCATCCTGCTCAAGCGGCAGAACCCGTCCCACGACATCACCGTCCACGAACGCGCCGCCGAGGGGTCGACGTACGGCTGGGGCGTCACCTACTGGCAGGGACTGCTGGACCGGCTCCGCGCCCACGACCCGGAGTCGGCGCGGGCCGTCGCGGAGAACTCGGTCCACTGGAACGAAGGCGTCGCCCACGTACGGGACGCGAGCACCCGGCAGCCGGGTGACCAGGGCTTCGGCATCGGCCGCCACCGCCTCCTCGAACTGCTCTCGGAGCGGGCCCGGTCCCTCGGCGTACGGCTGGAGTTCGAGAGCGAGATCACCGAACCCCCGGCCGGGGCCGACCTGGTGGTGGCCGCCGACGGCATCGGCAGCGCCCTGCGAACGGGCCGTGCGGACGAATTCGGCACCCAGGTCACGCACGGGCGCAACCACTTCCTCTGGCTCGGCACCACCAAGGTCTTCGACGCCTTCACCTTCGCCTTCGTCGAGACCGCCCACGGCTGGATCTGGGCCTACGGCTACCCCTACGACACCGGACACAGCACCTGCGTCATCGAGTGCTCGCCCGAGACCCTCACCGGCCTCGGACTGCACCGCCTGGACGAGGGGGAGGGGCTCGCCCTGCTGGAGCGGCTCTTCGCCGGCCTGCTCGACGGTCACCCCCTCATCGGCCGCACCGACGACGGCGCGAGCGTCCCCTGGCTGAACTTCCGTACCCTCACCAACCGCACCTGGCACACGGGCGGCCTCGTCCTGCTCGGCGACGCCGCCCACACCACCCACTACTCCATCGGCGCCGGCACCACCCTCGCCCTGGAGGACGCCATGTGCCTCGCCACCGCCCTCGGCGAACACCCCGCGCTGCCCGACGCCCTCTTGGCCTACGAGAGGCGCCGCCGCACCGAGCTGCTCTCCGCGCAGAGCGCCGCCCGCTACAGCGCCCGCTGGTACGAGAGCCTGCCCCGCTATATCGACCTGCCCCCGCACCGCATGTTCGCCCTGCTCGGCCAGCGCCACTCCCCGCTGCTGCCCTACGTCCCGCCCCAGCTCTACTACGGCCTCGACAAGGCCGCCGGACAACTGGAACCGCTGCGCCGGCTCAAGCGCTGGCTCGGCCCCCGCGCGGCGCGCGCCCTGCACGCCCGCAGTACCGGCCACCGGGACTGAGGGCGCGTCGTTCCTGCTCACGGGCCGGGTAAATCTTGGTGAATAGCCATTCACTGGATAGAGTGAATGGCTATTCACCGGTCACGCACATTCACCCGCAGGAGCGTCGATGGACCCCTCCGCCCCCATACCCGAGCCGTCCGGCACCCTCGCGGCGCCGCCCCGGCTGCGGGAGCGCCTCACCATCCCCGTGCTGGCGTCGGGCGGCATCCTCATGGCCGTCATGCAGACCGTGGTCGTCCCGCTCCTGCCCGACCTGCCACGGCTCACCGGGTCCTCCCCGGCCG is from Streptomyces seoulensis and encodes:
- a CDS encoding ribonuclease H family protein, which gives rise to MIVHMRERVVAACDGASKGNPGPAGWAWVVSDDDERTPARWESGPLGRATNNVAELTALERLLAAVDPDVPLEVRMDSQYAMKAVTTWLPGWKRNGWKTSAGKPVANQELVVRIDALLDGRSVEFRYVPAHQVDGDPLNDFADRAASQAAVVQEAAGSAHGSPEPPPSPDTPAPAARRKAPRRTGGGSAPARTIKAKFPGRCLCGRSYAAGESIAKNAQGWGHPDCRTATD
- a CDS encoding VOC family protein — its product is MAVQSEGTPCWADAMFTDLEGAKRFYGEVLGWTFGESSSEYGNYTQAYADDKAVAAIVPPMPGQEGQSQWCLYFASPDAAATAAKIRDNGGEVLMGPMPVSDFGTMVIAREPSGAVFGVWQGDAHEGFEATATPGAYCWAEVLTREPEKTDAFLSGVFPYRVKEMADEHIDFRLFDVGADAVLGRMRMGEEFPPEVPSYVSVYFTVDDCDAAVARATEGGAVLRFGPMTSPFGRFAALTDPQGANFSVIDITTTEGETPRFKDV
- a CDS encoding FAD-dependent monooxygenase, which codes for MRVKVVCVGGGPAGLYLAILLKRQNPSHDITVHERAAEGSTYGWGVTYWQGLLDRLRAHDPESARAVAENSVHWNEGVAHVRDASTRQPGDQGFGIGRHRLLELLSERARSLGVRLEFESEITEPPAGADLVVAADGIGSALRTGRADEFGTQVTHGRNHFLWLGTTKVFDAFTFAFVETAHGWIWAYGYPYDTGHSTCVIECSPETLTGLGLHRLDEGEGLALLERLFAGLLDGHPLIGRTDDGASVPWLNFRTLTNRTWHTGGLVLLGDAAHTTHYSIGAGTTLALEDAMCLATALGEHPALPDALLAYERRRRTELLSAQSAARYSARWYESLPRYIDLPPHRMFALLGQRHSPLLPYVPPQLYYGLDKAAGQLEPLRRLKRWLGPRAARALHARSTGHRD
- a CDS encoding RNA polymerase sigma factor SigF, giving the protein MDTAVGIRSQAEVAEKAAQDRTDEEILPGIADPASVAPRDARALSRQFFRRLAELEEGTHEYQYARNTLIEMNMSLVRFAAGRFRGRGDDMEDIVQTGMIGLIKAIDRFEVSREVEFTSFALPYIVGEIKRFFRDTTWAVHVPRRLQELRVELAKAREELSSRLDRDPTVAELATLMNITEEQVVEGQLASNGYNSSSLDAALTGDGREDGEAVLADFIGVEEEGLRLVEDFHALAPLMAELSDRDRQIIHMRFVEEATQAEIGEKLGCSQMHVSRLIKRIIARLRQGMLGELGCA
- a CDS encoding aminoglycoside phosphotransferase family protein; protein product: MVPVSVQKMRAGEIDIDAPLVRRLVARRFPAWARLPVTRLRSSGTENAMFRLGPGLVVRLPRHPGAVADVTHERDWLPRLGPGLPVAAPEPVGSGEPDDGFPWPWSVYRWLDGSNPVAGAVEQPERLARELGSFVAALRRTATADAPKGYRGGPLGGQDAPAREALARLAGEIDTAGATARWERALAAPAHTGPPVWAHGDLSPGNVLVTAEGRLSAVIDFGCAGVGDPAVDLIVAWNLLPASVRGVFRDAVGADDAEWARGRGWALSVALVQLPYYRRTNPVLAENARHTIGEVLAESV
- a CDS encoding VOC family protein, with translation MSTDGFTTCLWFDGQAEEAAHYYVSVFKDSGIGRVTHWSEAGPGEPGTVLTVEFTANGQKFVALNGGPEFKFSEAISFQILCADQREIDHYWTRLTEDGGEGGPCGWLKDKFGVSWQVCPERLLEMTSDPDPQKAARAFTAMMTMGKLDLAALEEAYAGT